In Leptospira bourretii, a genomic segment contains:
- a CDS encoding DMT family protein: MLTIFLLVLSNIFMTFAWYGHLKFAKSNNMFYIILFSWGIAFFEYVLMVPANRIGYTVYKFEGFQLKIIQEVVTIFVFIVFATVFLGEKIKWNYIVSFGLILLAGYFAFGFGSKSNGH; the protein is encoded by the coding sequence ATGTTAACCATCTTTCTACTCGTACTTTCTAATATCTTTATGACCTTTGCTTGGTATGGACATTTAAAATTTGCAAAGTCAAACAATATGTTCTATATCATTTTGTTTTCATGGGGAATTGCTTTTTTTGAATATGTACTCATGGTTCCTGCCAACCGCATTGGATATACCGTATATAAATTTGAAGGGTTTCAACTCAAAATCATCCAAGAAGTGGTGACCATTTTTGTATTTATAGTCTTTGCTACAGTATTTTTGGGAGAAAAAATTAAATGGAACTATATCGTTAGTTTTGGACTGATTCTTCTTGCAGGATATTTTGCTTTTGGATTTGGATCTAAATCAAACGGACACTAA
- a CDS encoding phosphopantothenoylcysteine decarboxylase translates to MNLKFKRVIVTSGPTREWIDPVRYISNASSGKMGYEIATSFLKYPVEVVYIHGNTLERYSHVAGAVRNIEVETTIQLRDAVLSEITNDSLLVMAAAPADFRPIMTAEHKIKKEKTSEGTKGLLLELEENPDVLQQVTEFVAEHKILNSLRVGFAAETRELERHAKDKLVRKGLNYIVGNYVGSGKGFGEVDSTVRIFGVSGLEKEIGPLPKEKIAEELVSFLVSV, encoded by the coding sequence ATGAATCTAAAATTCAAACGAGTCATCGTCACCTCTGGGCCCACTCGGGAATGGATTGATCCAGTGCGTTATATTTCCAATGCTTCTTCGGGAAAGATGGGTTATGAAATCGCCACTTCCTTTTTGAAATACCCTGTGGAAGTTGTGTATATTCATGGCAATACCTTGGAACGTTATTCCCATGTTGCGGGAGCCGTTCGGAACATTGAAGTAGAAACCACAATCCAATTAAGAGATGCCGTTTTATCAGAAATCACAAACGATAGTTTGCTTGTGATGGCAGCGGCCCCAGCAGACTTTCGTCCGATTATGACTGCAGAACATAAAATCAAAAAGGAAAAAACTTCGGAAGGGACAAAGGGACTACTTCTTGAGTTAGAAGAAAATCCTGATGTGTTACAACAAGTAACAGAATTCGTTGCAGAACATAAAATTTTAAATTCTCTTCGAGTCGGATTTGCTGCTGAAACAAGAGAATTAGAGCGACATGCAAAAGACAAACTGGTTCGGAAAGGCCTTAATTATATTGTTGGAAACTACGTTGGTTCAGGAAAAGGTTTTGGTGAAGTGGATTCTACAGTTCGTATATTTGGTGTTAGTGGTTTAGAAAAAGAAATCGGCCCACTCCCCAAAGAGAAAATTGCAGAAGAACTTGTTTCCTTTTTAGTGTCCGTTTGA
- a CDS encoding phosphopantothenoylcysteine decarboxylase → MKEIVIAVSGSIASYKACDLVRGLTKQGYPVRVIMTSNATKFVGKITFEALTGKPVRVDEFDTGMAHIEIKNIASVFAVVPASANIIGKMANGIADDLVTSTYLACTSPVLVAPSMNPGMYLHPAVQRNLKTLTSDGVNIVSPDKGIVVCGDEGYGKLATVESIMEQIIKLHIANS, encoded by the coding sequence ATGAAAGAAATTGTGATTGCTGTCTCTGGATCCATAGCTTCTTACAAGGCTTGTGATTTGGTAAGAGGGCTTACCAAACAAGGATATCCAGTTCGTGTGATCATGACTTCCAATGCCACCAAATTTGTTGGAAAAATTACATTCGAAGCACTAACGGGAAAACCAGTCCGAGTGGATGAGTTTGATACGGGTATGGCTCATATCGAAATCAAAAACATTGCCTCAGTTTTTGCTGTGGTTCCAGCTTCGGCAAATATCATTGGAAAAATGGCCAATGGAATCGCCGATGATTTAGTCACTTCAACCTATTTAGCTTGCACCTCTCCCGTGTTAGTTGCTCCTTCTATGAATCCTGGCATGTATTTGCACCCTGCTGTCCAAAGAAATTTAAAAACCCTTACATCGGATGGAGTGAACATCGTCTCTCCCGATAAAGGGATTGTGGTTTGTGGGGATGAGGGATATGGCAAACTGGCTACGGTTGAATCCATCATGGAACAAATCATCAAACTCCATATAGCCAATTCATGA
- a CDS encoding hemolysin family protein, producing the protein MEIIGIFLIFLLVFVNGFFVAAEFAMVSIRPSRLEELVKENRAMALLTKKAVSKIDDMLSVCQVGITVASLLLGWIGEALFASVVSGFLHMFQIELDLVTIHSISIGVSFTLITLLHVILGELVPKTLAIQNTEAIALGVSGPMWLFYYLFFPVTFIMNRLAGGILTLFRLQRTGDKYVHSAEELMIIIEEQRKQGRIDNAEMQLIQKTFDFSEHTAKDVMTHRLSIIGISQESTIDKMLPLIAEHSFSRYPVYDQTLDRIVGIVHVQKYLKWQAAHLSAKGKKEKITVIMEKDFVKVPESMSIERVMTKLREKKQHMAIVIDEYGGVSGLLTLEDIIEEFFGEIRDETDTDEVDVTSKNKKTKAITLDGETELSSLSGILEGEEPSDMEEVRTIAGYFMEKNEDMPKEGSIVQIKKGSLKVKKMEGNKIISILFTPKLEEDNDSELERELSYEDR; encoded by the coding sequence ATGGAAATAATCGGCATCTTTCTCATCTTCCTCCTCGTCTTTGTCAATGGTTTCTTCGTCGCTGCCGAATTTGCCATGGTTTCCATCCGGCCTTCTCGTCTTGAGGAGCTTGTCAAAGAAAACAGAGCCATGGCTCTTCTGACTAAAAAAGCCGTCTCAAAAATCGACGATATGTTGTCGGTTTGCCAAGTGGGAATCACGGTTGCAAGCCTACTTCTCGGATGGATTGGAGAAGCTTTGTTTGCCAGTGTTGTTTCTGGTTTCCTTCATATGTTCCAAATTGAATTGGATCTTGTGACCATCCATAGCATCTCGATCGGAGTTTCCTTTACTCTCATTACACTTTTGCATGTGATATTAGGAGAACTTGTTCCTAAAACCTTAGCCATACAAAACACAGAGGCCATTGCGCTTGGTGTTTCTGGACCAATGTGGTTATTCTACTATTTGTTTTTTCCTGTCACTTTCATTATGAATCGTTTGGCAGGAGGGATTCTTACACTCTTTCGTTTACAACGAACTGGTGACAAGTATGTTCATTCAGCAGAAGAACTCATGATTATCATCGAGGAACAAAGGAAACAAGGTCGGATTGACAATGCAGAGATGCAACTCATCCAAAAGACTTTTGATTTTTCAGAACATACTGCCAAAGATGTAATGACACATAGGCTTTCGATCATTGGGATTTCACAAGAATCAACAATCGATAAAATGCTACCGCTCATCGCCGAACATAGTTTTTCAAGATATCCCGTTTATGACCAAACCTTAGATCGCATTGTTGGGATTGTTCATGTGCAAAAATATTTAAAATGGCAAGCGGCCCATCTTTCTGCCAAAGGCAAAAAAGAAAAAATTACAGTCATTATGGAAAAGGATTTTGTGAAAGTTCCAGAATCTATGTCCATCGAACGAGTGATGACAAAACTCCGTGAGAAAAAACAACACATGGCAATTGTCATTGATGAATATGGTGGAGTTTCCGGCTTACTTACGTTAGAAGATATTATTGAAGAATTTTTTGGTGAAATTCGTGATGAAACAGACACAGATGAAGTGGATGTAACTTCGAAGAACAAAAAAACAAAAGCAATCACCTTAGATGGAGAAACGGAACTTTCTAGTTTGTCTGGCATTTTGGAAGGGGAAGAACCTTCTGATATGGAAGAAGTGCGAACCATTGCCGGTTACTTTATGGAAAAGAACGAAGATATGCCAAAAGAAGGTAGCATTGTTCAAATCAAAAAAGGAAGCCTGAAGGTAAAAAAAATGGAAGGAAATAAAATTATCTCCATATTGTTTACTCCTAAATTAGAAGAAGATAACGATTCCGAATTGGAAAGAGAACTTTCCTACGAGGACAGATAA